One Natrinema marinum genomic window carries:
- a CDS encoding Glu/Leu/Phe/Val family dehydrogenase, whose amino-acid sequence MSEEANPFESLQSQIDDAAAYLDVGDDVIERLKHPERVLETNLTIERDDGTLERFKAFRSQFNGDRGPYKGGIRYHPQVSRDEVKALSGWMTYKTAIVDIPLGGGKGGIVVDPDDYSEAELERLTRSFAKEIRPMIGADRDVPAPDVNTGQREMNWIKDTYETLENTTEPGVITGKALDSGGSEGRVEATGRSTVLAAREAFDYLDKDLQGATVAVQGYGNAGWIAAKLIDEMGATVVAASDSSGGIHNPDGFDPVGAKQHKNETGSVVGYDESEEELTNDEVLTLDVDLLIPAALENAIDEDLAKDVNADVVVEAANGPLTPAADDVLEEKDVFIVPDILANAGGVTVSYFEWVQNRQRFYWSEERVNDELETVIVDAFDALVEAYEENDLENPRTAAYVVAIQRVADAFEEAGSWP is encoded by the coding sequence ATGAGCGAGGAAGCCAATCCGTTCGAGAGCCTGCAATCACAGATCGACGACGCTGCGGCCTACCTCGATGTCGGTGACGACGTGATCGAGCGGCTCAAACACCCCGAGCGAGTCCTCGAGACGAATCTCACGATCGAGCGCGACGACGGCACCCTCGAGCGGTTCAAGGCCTTCCGCTCGCAGTTCAACGGCGACCGCGGGCCGTACAAGGGCGGCATTCGATACCACCCGCAGGTATCCCGCGACGAGGTCAAGGCGCTGTCGGGCTGGATGACCTACAAGACCGCGATCGTCGACATCCCGCTCGGCGGAGGGAAAGGCGGTATCGTCGTCGATCCCGACGACTACTCCGAAGCGGAACTCGAGCGCCTCACCCGCTCGTTCGCCAAGGAGATTCGCCCCATGATCGGCGCGGACCGCGACGTGCCAGCGCCAGACGTGAACACGGGCCAGCGGGAGATGAACTGGATCAAGGACACCTACGAGACCTTAGAGAACACGACCGAGCCCGGCGTCATCACGGGCAAGGCGCTCGATTCGGGCGGCAGCGAGGGCCGCGTCGAGGCCACCGGCCGCTCGACGGTTCTCGCCGCGCGCGAGGCGTTCGACTACCTCGATAAGGACCTCCAGGGGGCGACCGTCGCCGTCCAGGGGTACGGCAACGCCGGCTGGATCGCCGCGAAACTGATCGACGAAATGGGCGCGACCGTCGTCGCCGCCAGCGACTCGAGTGGCGGCATCCACAACCCCGACGGCTTCGATCCGGTCGGGGCCAAGCAGCACAAAAACGAGACCGGCAGCGTCGTCGGCTACGACGAGAGCGAGGAGGAACTCACCAACGACGAGGTGCTCACCCTCGACGTCGACCTGCTGATCCCCGCCGCACTCGAGAACGCGATCGACGAGGACCTTGCCAAAGACGTGAACGCCGATGTCGTCGTGGAGGCCGCAAACGGGCCGCTGACCCCCGCGGCCGACGATGTGCTCGAGGAGAAGGACGTCTTCATCGTCCCGGACATCCTCGCGAACGCGGGCGGTGTCACCGTCTCGTACTTCGAGTGGGTCCAGAACCGCCAGCGCTTCTACTGGTCCGAAGAGCGCGTCAACGACGAACTCGAGACGGTCATCGTCGACGCCTTCGACGCCCTCGTCGAGGCCTACGAGGAGAACGACCTCGAGAATCCCCGCACCGCTGCCTACGTCGTCGCGATCCAGCGCGTCGCCGACGCCTTCGAAGAAGCCGGCAGCTGGCCCTGA
- a CDS encoding DUF5658 family protein has translation MSSEGAFLRRRLPGDMTPVHLERLLWAVVGVALIADVLTTFVGLELGLAESNPAARGAIEGYGVAGMLGLKAFAIGVGLLCRPLLEQAYRPIVPAGLAVPWLAAALLNLYTISLVL, from the coding sequence ATGAGTTCCGAGGGCGCGTTCCTGCGCCGTCGACTGCCCGGCGATATGACGCCCGTCCACCTCGAGCGACTGCTCTGGGCAGTCGTCGGGGTCGCCCTGATTGCCGACGTCCTGACAACGTTCGTCGGTCTCGAGTTAGGGCTGGCGGAGTCGAACCCGGCCGCTCGCGGGGCGATCGAGGGCTACGGTGTGGCAGGAATGCTCGGCCTGAAGGCGTTCGCGATCGGCGTCGGGCTTCTCTGTCGGCCCCTTCTCGAACAGGCCTACCGCCCCATCGTCCCGGCCGGACTCGCGGTGCCGTGGCTGGCCGCCGCACTGTTGAACCTCTATACGATCTCGCTGGTCCTCTGA
- a CDS encoding NAD-dependent succinate-semialdehyde dehydrogenase yields the protein MSIESTNPATGDVIDRFEETSSEERDERIARAAETFEEWSETPIETRQRLVARAGEVLRENADEYAELMTEEMGKPIAQAHSEVEKCAWLCDYYAETAAEHLQDEVIASDEDAKTVVAYQPLGPVLAIMPWNFPFWQVFRFAVPNLAAGNVGLLKHASNVPGCAQAIQDIFEEAGFPEGAFTTLLIDSGEIEAVIEDDRIAGVTLTGSDGAGRAVAETAGSQLKKTVLELGGSDPFVVLEDAPMEETVETAVQARLINNGQSCIAAKRFIVVDEVYDEFVDRFVEEMNEQVVGDPMDEETDIGPQAREDLMEDLHEQVEETVEKGGEVALGGEPMDRDGAYYPPTVLTDVPEGAPADREELFGPVATVFRVPDEAAAIEKANDTRFGLGASVWTADLERGERVAREFESGLAFVNELVKSDPRLPFGGVKDSGYGRELSEHGIREFVNTKTIWVQQDAGDETESVE from the coding sequence GTGTCCATCGAGAGTACGAATCCGGCGACGGGAGACGTAATCGACCGCTTCGAGGAGACATCGAGCGAGGAGCGCGACGAGCGCATCGCACGGGCGGCCGAGACCTTCGAGGAGTGGTCCGAGACGCCGATCGAGACCCGTCAGCGATTGGTCGCGAGAGCGGGCGAGGTGCTCCGGGAGAACGCCGACGAGTACGCGGAACTGATGACCGAGGAGATGGGCAAGCCCATCGCACAAGCCCACAGCGAGGTCGAGAAGTGCGCCTGGCTCTGTGACTACTACGCGGAAACCGCCGCGGAACACCTACAAGACGAGGTGATCGCGAGCGACGAAGACGCGAAGACGGTCGTCGCCTACCAGCCGCTCGGGCCGGTCCTCGCAATCATGCCCTGGAACTTCCCGTTCTGGCAGGTGTTTCGGTTTGCCGTCCCCAACCTCGCGGCGGGCAACGTCGGCCTGCTGAAACACGCCTCGAACGTCCCCGGCTGCGCGCAGGCCATTCAGGATATCTTCGAGGAGGCCGGCTTCCCCGAAGGCGCGTTCACCACGCTGCTGATCGACTCGGGCGAGATCGAAGCGGTGATCGAAGACGACCGCATCGCGGGCGTCACCCTCACGGGCAGCGACGGCGCGGGCCGGGCGGTCGCCGAAACGGCCGGCAGCCAGCTGAAAAAGACAGTCCTCGAGCTGGGCGGGAGCGATCCCTTCGTCGTGCTCGAGGACGCGCCGATGGAGGAAACGGTCGAGACGGCGGTTCAGGCCCGCCTGATCAACAACGGCCAGTCCTGTATCGCGGCGAAACGATTTATCGTGGTCGACGAGGTCTACGACGAGTTCGTCGATCGGTTCGTCGAGGAGATGAACGAGCAGGTCGTCGGCGACCCGATGGACGAGGAAACCGACATCGGCCCGCAGGCCCGCGAAGACCTCATGGAGGACCTCCACGAGCAGGTCGAGGAAACCGTCGAGAAAGGCGGCGAGGTCGCACTCGGCGGCGAGCCGATGGACCGCGACGGCGCGTACTACCCGCCGACGGTACTGACCGACGTACCCGAAGGCGCGCCCGCGGACCGGGAGGAACTGTTCGGCCCCGTCGCGACCGTCTTCCGCGTGCCCGACGAGGCGGCCGCGATCGAGAAAGCCAACGACACCCGCTTCGGACTGGGGGCGAGCGTCTGGACCGCGGATCTCGAGCGCGGCGAGCGCGTCGCCCGCGAGTTCGAGTCCGGGCTGGCGTTCGTCAACGAACTCGTCAAGTCCGATCCCCGGCTGCCATTCGGCGGCGTGAAGGACTCGGGCTACGGCCGGGAACTCTCCGAACACGGGATCCGGGAGTTCGTCAACACGAAGACGATCTGGGTGCAACAAGACGCGGGCGACGAGACGGAGTCGGTCGAGTAA
- a CDS encoding PH domain-containing protein, protein MSADPIDADADLEWLSLENGEEILWAGGPDRRTLIPTLVIGIPLSLVLIGLVIIASEYLRVTNTHYVVTNRALYKKTGVLSRDVKRIEHEKVQDISYSQSALGTHFGYGNVEVSTAGGSGVEMSFGAVPDPKGVQQRISERIDRKRGGSAEGESSEDVLAEILTELRGIRAALEDDDTVGAYAGDGTDGGSPYEYDEDRSD, encoded by the coding sequence ATGAGTGCTGACCCAATCGACGCCGACGCGGACCTCGAGTGGCTGTCACTCGAAAACGGCGAGGAGATCCTCTGGGCCGGCGGTCCGGACCGACGCACGCTCATTCCGACGCTGGTCATCGGGATCCCGCTCTCGCTCGTCCTGATCGGGTTGGTCATCATCGCGAGCGAGTACCTCCGGGTTACGAACACCCACTACGTCGTGACGAACCGGGCGCTGTACAAGAAGACCGGCGTCCTCTCGCGGGACGTCAAACGGATCGAACACGAGAAGGTGCAAGACATCTCCTACAGCCAGAGCGCTCTGGGAACCCACTTCGGATATGGGAACGTCGAGGTCAGCACCGCCGGCGGCTCCGGCGTCGAGATGTCGTTCGGCGCGGTCCCCGATCCGAAGGGCGTCCAGCAGCGGATCAGCGAACGGATCGACCGCAAGCGCGGCGGCTCCGCAGAGGGCGAGTCGAGCGAGGACGTGCTCGCTGAGATCCTCACCGAGCTGCGGGGCATTCGCGCGGCACTCGAGGACGACGACACCGTTGGAGCGTACGCCGGAGACGGTACCGATGGCGGCTCCCCCTACGAGTATGACGAAGACCGATCGGACTGA
- a CDS encoding DUF6517 family protein — protein sequence MNRRRMLAGIGTTGLAGLSGCLGVIGMANHESVPAGVEAGVREETGYEQTAVEEIGVEKEVPGGGLTGTVSVTNHMTTHEKSVDMGPLGSRRGAVFNVLTTPKVTLLGKQFNPVEEMSTKELVELVANNYNGIENISHDEDDELSVLGETTTQSRFTADAKFDGQSVSVDLHVTKAVEANGDLLVTIGVYPEELRIQEDPNVAALAEAVTTDVDEGASSGGSSSEDGGNENSGDSNSTDEKSKDGNQSDGDDGGVLG from the coding sequence ATGAATCGACGACGCATGCTGGCCGGGATCGGAACCACCGGTCTCGCCGGCCTGTCCGGCTGTCTGGGAGTGATCGGCATGGCCAACCACGAGTCCGTTCCTGCGGGGGTCGAGGCCGGTGTTCGCGAGGAAACGGGGTACGAACAGACCGCCGTCGAGGAGATCGGCGTCGAGAAAGAGGTTCCCGGCGGCGGGCTTACCGGGACCGTCTCGGTCACGAACCACATGACGACCCACGAGAAGTCCGTCGACATGGGCCCGCTGGGAAGCCGGCGCGGAGCCGTGTTCAACGTCCTGACGACGCCGAAGGTCACACTCCTCGGCAAACAGTTCAACCCCGTCGAGGAGATGTCGACCAAGGAACTCGTCGAACTCGTCGCGAACAACTACAACGGTATCGAGAACATCTCGCACGACGAGGACGACGAACTCTCGGTCCTCGGGGAGACGACGACGCAGTCGCGGTTCACCGCCGACGCGAAATTTGACGGGCAGAGCGTTTCGGTCGACCTCCACGTCACCAAGGCCGTCGAAGCCAACGGCGACCTGCTCGTGACGATCGGCGTCTATCCCGAGGAGCTTCGGATCCAGGAAGACCCCAACGTCGCTGCGCTCGCCGAGGCGGTGACGACCGATGTCGATGAGGGCGCCTCGAGCGGCGGCTCGAGCTCCGAAGACGGAGGTAACGAGAACAGCGGTGATTCCAATAGTACGGACGAGAAGAGCAAAGACGGCAATCAGAGCGACGGAGACGACGGCGGCGTGCTCGGCTGA
- a CDS encoding PH domain-containing protein, translated as MTKTDRTDSAAVDPGPEWLPLEDDEEIRWQGGPRVQTVLPSAAFAVAGTIALLAAVGLEFLPAVAVLGVPLAVAPALWQYARVSKTAFVVTDAVAATRHGVLGRTVRTVSLERIQNTTVEQDPIGRFVGYGTVTIETAGGTEIAFWNVEEPAAIRDRLEAERERLSGGEVPGSREQWTAVLEEVRAWRHLLERR; from the coding sequence ATGACGAAGACCGATCGGACTGACTCGGCGGCCGTCGACCCGGGTCCGGAGTGGCTCCCGCTCGAGGACGACGAGGAGATCCGCTGGCAGGGCGGACCGCGGGTTCAGACCGTGCTGCCGTCGGCCGCCTTTGCCGTCGCCGGGACGATCGCACTGCTCGCCGCGGTGGGCCTCGAGTTCCTGCCGGCCGTCGCCGTCCTCGGCGTGCCACTCGCCGTCGCGCCGGCGTTGTGGCAGTACGCCCGCGTCTCGAAGACGGCGTTTGTCGTCACCGACGCGGTGGCAGCGACCCGCCACGGCGTGCTCGGGCGAACGGTCCGGACCGTTTCCCTCGAGCGGATTCAGAACACGACCGTCGAGCAGGACCCGATCGGGCGGTTCGTCGGCTACGGGACCGTCACGATCGAGACGGCCGGTGGCACCGAGATCGCGTTCTGGAACGTCGAAGAGCCCGCGGCGATTCGAGACCGGCTCGAGGCGGAACGCGAGCGCCTGTCAGGCGGCGAGGTGCCCGGTTCCCGCGAGCAGTGGACGGCCGTCCTCGAGGAGGTTCGAGCGTGGCGACACCTTCTCGAGCGGCGCTGA
- a CDS encoding DUF7544 domain-containing protein — MFAIDDLSDAIDVTREFFTPIDRGQWLRLAVVVLFVSSFGAGGPAFGGGGGNAGVVTDDPVQDDAPTGIESDVPTSQLLLWGLIALGIFLVLWLGYEFLSAVMTFVFLESLRSGEVHIRRYFGANTGRGLWLFLFRIGLGLLVLLLLGVPILLIVLLATGGQGALTVGSVLAFIPYAIVVGLLYGISMQFTAAFVAPIMLLEDRGVLDAWGRFWATFRSNWTEYVVYLLLVWILQLVIASAVWIVAGIAAIVLAIPFVLVIALLVIALGPLGVLLSIPVGLLGAVFGLLLLGAVWAPIASYFQYYALLVLGDTDDELDLIPDQRVAAREGTAEWRDRPDEDDPTTRPDEFDDETGWDEDRSQDDPDDERDWGSSSGWDDETDNGDETDNGDEDGSWR; from the coding sequence ATGTTCGCTATAGATGATCTCAGTGACGCGATCGACGTCACTCGGGAGTTTTTCACGCCAATCGATCGGGGACAGTGGCTTCGGCTCGCAGTCGTCGTGCTGTTCGTGAGCTCGTTCGGAGCCGGCGGACCGGCGTTCGGCGGCGGGGGCGGAAACGCCGGCGTGGTGACCGACGATCCGGTTCAAGACGATGCCCCGACGGGGATCGAGAGCGACGTGCCGACCTCGCAACTCCTGTTGTGGGGACTCATCGCACTCGGGATCTTCCTCGTGCTCTGGCTCGGCTACGAATTCCTCTCGGCCGTCATGACGTTCGTCTTCCTCGAGTCGCTTCGGTCGGGCGAGGTCCACATTAGACGCTACTTCGGGGCCAACACCGGCCGCGGCCTGTGGCTGTTTCTGTTCCGAATCGGACTCGGGCTGCTGGTGCTACTCCTCCTCGGCGTACCGATTCTGCTCATCGTCCTCCTGGCGACGGGCGGGCAGGGCGCGCTCACGGTCGGCTCCGTGCTGGCGTTCATCCCGTACGCGATCGTCGTCGGATTGCTCTACGGGATCTCGATGCAGTTCACCGCGGCGTTCGTCGCACCGATCATGCTGCTCGAGGACCGAGGCGTTCTCGACGCCTGGGGTCGGTTCTGGGCGACGTTCCGGTCGAACTGGACCGAGTACGTCGTCTATCTCCTGTTGGTCTGGATCCTGCAACTCGTGATCGCCTCCGCCGTCTGGATCGTCGCCGGAATTGCGGCGATCGTCCTCGCGATCCCGTTCGTCCTCGTCATCGCACTCCTCGTCATCGCGCTGGGCCCGCTCGGCGTCCTCCTCTCGATTCCTGTCGGGCTGCTCGGCGCAGTGTTCGGCCTGCTCTTGCTGGGCGCGGTCTGGGCCCCGATCGCGTCGTACTTCCAGTACTACGCGCTGTTGGTGCTCGGCGACACCGACGACGAACTGGACCTGATCCCCGACCAGCGTGTGGCGGCCCGCGAGGGCACGGCGGAGTGGCGCGACCGACCGGACGAAGACGACCCGACGACCCGGCCCGACGAGTTCGACGACGAGACCGGCTGGGACGAGGACCGCAGTCAGGACGATCCGGACGACGAACGCGACTGGGGTAGCTCGAGCGGCTGGGACGACGAAACCGACAACGGCGACGAAACCGACAACGGCGACGAAGACGGCAGCTGGCGGTAG
- a CDS encoding HpcH/HpaI aldolase/citrate lyase family protein, giving the protein MVRRSALFTPGDRPEMCHKAPEAGADVIIFDLEDAVAPQSKGEARRAVRDILTDPDFDPDCEVCVRVNAADDVRADDLEALLETGVPDALESLMLPKVGSADDVRGLAEALEAGGASLPIFALLESAAGILAAPEIAAVPATDALVFGAEDLAADIGATRTAEGTEVLYARERVVIAAAAADCAAIDTIVSDFEDEAALRADADFAVGLGYDGKLAIHPAQVGPINEAFTPAPAEREWAERVLEAKREADAEGRGVFAVDGEMIDAPLIARAERIRDRAAAAADEK; this is encoded by the coding sequence ATGGTCCGAAGAAGCGCGTTATTCACACCCGGTGATCGGCCCGAGATGTGCCACAAAGCTCCCGAAGCGGGAGCGGACGTAATCATCTTCGACCTCGAGGACGCCGTCGCCCCGCAGTCCAAAGGCGAAGCCCGCAGAGCCGTCCGCGACATACTGACCGACCCCGACTTCGATCCCGACTGCGAGGTCTGCGTTCGCGTGAACGCAGCCGACGACGTTCGGGCGGACGATCTCGAGGCCCTGCTCGAAACCGGGGTCCCTGACGCGCTCGAGAGTCTCATGCTCCCGAAGGTCGGCTCGGCCGACGACGTTCGGGGACTCGCCGAGGCTCTCGAGGCCGGCGGCGCGTCGCTGCCGATCTTCGCGTTGCTCGAGAGCGCCGCCGGAATCCTCGCAGCGCCGGAGATCGCAGCGGTTCCCGCCACCGACGCGCTGGTCTTCGGCGCGGAGGACCTGGCAGCGGATATCGGTGCGACCCGGACGGCCGAAGGGACGGAGGTGCTCTATGCGCGGGAACGCGTCGTGATCGCGGCGGCGGCCGCCGACTGCGCGGCGATCGACACGATCGTCTCAGACTTCGAGGACGAGGCCGCGCTCCGCGCGGACGCCGACTTCGCGGTGGGGCTCGGCTACGACGGCAAACTCGCGATCCACCCTGCACAGGTCGGGCCGATCAACGAGGCGTTCACGCCCGCGCCCGCTGAACGAGAGTGGGCCGAGCGCGTCCTCGAGGCCAAGCGCGAAGCGGACGCCGAGGGACGGGGCGTCTTCGCGGTCGACGGCGAGATGATCGACGCGCCGCTGATCGCTCGAGCCGAGCGGATCAGAGACCGGGCCGCGGCCGCCGCGGACGAAAAGTGA
- a CDS encoding RIO1 family regulatory kinase/ATPase: MDIRRLARGTVEWSRLERVARTLAERYDRETVRVEFLEADNWLSTPCVIDDQWFVKVVSRQNALVHAVLTTGRNVGAFSSGTEGFFDRFDTPREMVEHEYEATERMREIGVNAPRPIDAFEVNGLGVLVLEYLPDFESLDDVSDDVVAERAPELFEMLATLHDHGLAHGDLRAENILLCDDEFYFIDATSVHDDRVDETTAYDLACALALLEPRIGPREAVDAAATAYDGDTLLSARGFLDFVRLRPDHEFDSTTLRSELEKAADLNER, encoded by the coding sequence ATGGACATCCGCCGGCTCGCACGCGGGACCGTCGAGTGGAGCCGCCTCGAGCGCGTCGCTCGCACGCTGGCGGAACGGTACGACCGCGAGACGGTCCGCGTGGAGTTCCTCGAGGCAGACAACTGGCTCTCGACGCCCTGCGTTATCGACGATCAGTGGTTCGTCAAGGTCGTCTCCCGGCAGAACGCGCTGGTCCACGCCGTCCTGACGACCGGCCGGAACGTCGGCGCGTTCTCCTCGGGCACGGAGGGCTTTTTCGACCGGTTCGACACGCCCCGCGAGATGGTCGAACACGAGTACGAGGCGACCGAGCGGATGCGCGAGATCGGCGTCAACGCGCCCCGGCCCATCGATGCCTTCGAGGTGAACGGGCTCGGCGTCCTCGTCCTCGAGTATCTCCCCGATTTCGAATCGCTCGACGACGTCTCCGACGACGTGGTCGCGGAACGTGCCCCGGAGCTGTTCGAGATGCTCGCGACGCTGCACGACCACGGCCTCGCTCACGGCGACCTGCGGGCCGAAAACATCCTGCTCTGTGACGACGAGTTCTACTTCATCGACGCAACCAGCGTCCACGACGACCGGGTCGACGAGACGACCGCCTACGACCTGGCCTGCGCGCTGGCGCTCCTCGAGCCACGGATCGGCCCGCGCGAGGCCGTCGACGCGGCCGCGACTGCCTACGACGGCGACACGCTGCTCTCGGCGCGGGGGTTCCTCGATTTCGTCCGGCTTCGGCCCGATCACGAGTTCGACTCGACGACACTGCGCAGCGAACTCGAGAAAGCGGCCGACCTGAACGAGCGGTGA
- a CDS encoding acyl-CoA dehydrogenase family protein has product MAVDLPDEYRMVRETVRDFCETEIEPIAQEIEDEHRFPAEIFDQLAELDMMGVPIAEEYGGLGGDTLMYALVAEELGRVSGAIGLSYVAHTSLASKPIELFGTDAQKERWLRPLAEGEYVGGWALTEPDSGSDASDMDTRAERAGDEWVLNGTKQFITNASEAGSILVKAVTDPDAGYDGISTFIVDPREDDGFEVTTVWEKMGLNASPTCEITLEDVRLPEERLLGDEGDGWEQTKKTLDGGRISIAALSTGLAQGAYEHAKTYSKEREQFGQPISEFDAIRDTVVDMYRKTERARLLTRQAARKYDRGEPVTKESALAKLDASEAAREVAEDAVQVLGGYGYTTDFAPQRFYRDAKLMEIGEGTSEIQHLVIGRELGL; this is encoded by the coding sequence ATGGCCGTCGATCTGCCCGACGAGTATCGGATGGTCCGGGAGACCGTCAGGGACTTCTGCGAGACGGAGATCGAGCCGATCGCCCAGGAGATCGAAGACGAGCACCGGTTCCCCGCGGAGATCTTCGATCAACTGGCCGAACTGGATATGATGGGCGTCCCGATCGCCGAGGAGTACGGCGGCCTCGGCGGCGATACGCTGATGTACGCGCTGGTCGCCGAGGAACTCGGGCGCGTTTCGGGCGCGATCGGGCTCTCCTACGTCGCACACACCTCGCTGGCGTCGAAACCGATCGAACTGTTCGGCACCGACGCCCAGAAGGAACGCTGGCTGCGCCCGCTCGCCGAGGGCGAGTACGTCGGCGGCTGGGCGCTGACCGAACCCGACAGCGGCTCCGACGCCTCCGACATGGACACTCGAGCCGAACGAGCGGGCGACGAGTGGGTCCTCAACGGGACCAAACAGTTCATCACGAACGCCTCCGAGGCGGGCTCGATCCTCGTCAAAGCGGTGACCGACCCCGATGCGGGCTATGACGGCATCTCGACGTTCATCGTCGACCCCCGCGAAGACGACGGTTTCGAGGTGACGACGGTCTGGGAGAAGATGGGGCTCAACGCCTCGCCGACCTGTGAGATCACGCTCGAGGACGTGCGCCTGCCGGAAGAGCGCCTGCTCGGCGACGAGGGCGACGGCTGGGAGCAGACGAAAAAGACCTTGGACGGCGGTCGGATCTCGATCGCCGCGCTCTCGACGGGGCTCGCACAGGGGGCCTACGAACACGCGAAAACCTACAGTAAGGAACGGGAACAGTTCGGCCAGCCGATCAGCGAGTTCGACGCGATCCGGGATACGGTCGTCGACATGTACCGCAAGACGGAGCGTGCACGATTGCTCACCCGGCAGGCCGCCCGGAAATACGATCGAGGCGAGCCCGTGACCAAGGAATCGGCGCTCGCGAAACTCGACGCGAGCGAAGCAGCCCGCGAGGTCGCCGAAGACGCCGTTCAGGTGCTCGGCGGCTACGGCTACACTACCGATTTCGCCCCGCAACGCTTCTATCGCGACGCGAAACTCATGGAGATCGGCGAAGGGACGAGCGAGATCCAACACCTCGTCATCGGTCGCGAACTCGGCCTCTGA
- a CDS encoding MaoC family dehydratase, translated as MTGLYYEEFAVGETIEHERRRTISESDNQRFCDMTMNQQPLHLDHEFAADTEFGQRLVNGLYTMSLAVGVSIPETTDGTIVANLSYDDVEHPTPVFHGDTIRAQSTVTDKRETSDGDRGVVTMHVEAFKTNDCPVSDANGTSSDSSEGADEPLVCEFDRTVLSLKREHAAEAE; from the coding sequence ATGACGGGACTGTATTACGAGGAGTTCGCGGTCGGCGAAACGATCGAACACGAGCGCCGGCGGACGATCTCCGAGAGCGACAACCAACGGTTTTGTGACATGACGATGAATCAGCAGCCACTGCACCTCGACCACGAGTTTGCGGCCGATACCGAGTTCGGCCAGCGGCTGGTCAACGGCCTCTACACGATGAGTCTGGCCGTGGGGGTTTCGATCCCCGAAACCACCGACGGGACGATCGTCGCGAACCTCTCGTACGACGATGTCGAGCATCCGACACCGGTCTTCCACGGCGATACGATCCGCGCGCAGTCGACGGTCACCGACAAGCGCGAGACCAGCGACGGCGATCGCGGCGTTGTCACGATGCACGTCGAGGCGTTCAAGACGAACGACTGTCCCGTGAGCGACGCGAACGGGACCTCGTCGGACTCGTCCGAAGGCGCGGACGAACCGCTCGTCTGCGAATTCGACCGAACCGTCCTTTCGCTGAAACGCGAGCACGCTGCGGAGGCGGAGTGA